GCTCCTTGCCGAGCGCTTTCAGGCCGGTGGTGATTTCCGTGATTTCCTGTACGCGGTTCTGTGACGACGCCTTGGAAGAGCCAGTCATCAGCTGAACGTAGTCGATCACCAGAACATCGAGGCCACGCTGACGCTTGAGACGACGCGCGCGGGCTGCGAGCTGTGCAATCGAGATGCCACCGGTCTGATCGATATAAAGCGGAATTTTCTGCATATGCTGCGAGCAGGCGACCAGCTTTTCAAAATCCTGTTCCGTGATGTCACCGCGACGGATTTTTGAAGAAGAAACCTCTGTCTGCTCAGAAATAATACGGGTTGCGAGCTGTTCAGCCGACATTTCGAGCGAAAAGAAACCAACAACGCCGCCGTTGATTGCCTTCATCGTGCCATCGGCCTGCTGCTCAGCTTCATAGGCGTTGGCGATATTGAAAGCGATATTGGTGGCAAGCGAAGTTTTGCCCATACCCGGACGACCTGCAAGGATGATCAAATCGGATGGCTGCAAGCCACCCATCTTGCCATCAAGCGTATGAATGCCGGTGGAAACACCGGACAAATGACCATCACGCATGAATGCGGCATTGGCCATATCGACAGCCGTGGTGACAGCATCTTTAAACGCCTGAAAACCGCCATCGTAGCGACCCGTTTCCGCTAGTTCAAACAGGCGGCGCTCGGCGTCTTCGATCTGTTCCTGCGGGGCATTATCGACCGGCGCGTCATAGGCGATATTGACCATATCTTCGCCAATGCCGATCAAAGCGCGGCGGGTCGCAAGATCATAGATTGCGCGGCCATAATCTTCGGCATTGATGATGGTGACGGCTTCGGTTGCAAGACGTGCAACATACTGGAAAACCGTCAGATCGCCGATCTTGCCTTCATTCGGCAGGAAGGTTTTCATCGTAACCGGATTGGCCATTTTACCAACACGGATGAGATCGGTTGCGATCTCATAGATGCGGCGGTGCAAAGGCTCAAAGAAATGTGTTGGCTTCAGAAAGTCTGAAACGCGATAGAAGGCGTCATTGTTGATGAGAATAGCACCCAAAAGCGCTTGCTCTGCTTCAATATTGTGGGGTGCTTCACGATAAAGCGCATCTTTCTGATCGCGCGCATCGTCGAGTTTGCGTACCGCCGCTTCCGCCATGTCCGTCTTTTCCTGTCCCTGATCTTTTCCAGCTAGAACTGAAGTGAAGCCAAACACAACGCAGCCTCAAGGTGATTCCTGCCAGAAGCCGTAAACTATACCATGATTCACAGGCATCCACAGTTCACGGTTCAATCTTTTGCACTGGGACTTGACGCTATATTTTCAGGCTTTGACCCTCTTTTTCTGCGCTTGCTCCTCGCTGTTCGCTCCTTTTGGTGCACTATCAAGCCGCTTGAGCCGCTTTTCCTCAGCCTCAATATAGTTACGCGTTAGAGGTACTGCGTCCTGACGATGGGCAATTTGAATATGAAAGACCATCATATTTTGCCAGCGGAATGCGCTTTCAGATGCCGCCAGATAAAACTCCCACATCCGGCAAAAGCGTTCATCATAAAGCGCTTTGGCTTCTTCACGCCGGGCCATGAAGGCCAGGCGCCATTCTTTGAGCGTTTCTGCATAATGAAGGCGCAGGATTTCAATGTCAGTGACGTATAACCCTGCTTTCTCGATATGCGGGAGCACTTCAGAAAGGGCAGGGATATACCCGCCGGGGAAAATATATTTGCGAATAAATGGATTGGTCGCACCGGGTCCATCAGCGCGCCCAATGGCATGGAGCAGAAACACGCCGTCTTTTTTCAGCAGCCGCGCCGCGTGTTGGAAATATTCTGCAAAATGCCCAACGCCCACATGCTCGAACATGCCGACAGAAACCAGCCGGTCGAACTCATCATCGATGTTTCGATAGTCGGTGAGTTGAAATTTTGCGCGGTCGGATAGACCCTCATCCAATGCACGCCGATTAGCAATAGCATGTTGCTCTTCGGATAGCGTGACGCCGGTCACATCGGCTTTGAGAAATCGGGCGAGGTAAAGCCCCATACCACCCCAGCCACAACCAATGTCGAGAACCTTGTGATCCTCTTTGACAAGAAGCTTGGCGGCTATGTGACGCTTTTTTGCAAGCTGTGCTTGCTCAAGCGTCGCATCAGGCGTTTCGAAATAGGCACAGGAATATTGTTTGTCGGGGTCAAGAAACAGATCGTAAAGAGCGCCCGAAAGGTCATAATGGCTTTTGATGTTGCTGGATGAGCGGGCGATATCATTCATCTGCTGAAAGCGCCGAAATAGCACACGGACTTTGCCGGCCGCTTTCATCCATGGCTCCGTTGCCGCTGTTGGACCAGTATTTTCGAAGACGATCTTCAGAAGTGTATAAATATCGCCTTCCAGAAAATCGATCTCACCATCCATGAAACATTCAGCGAGTTTCAGTTCCGGGTCGAGTGCGACGGCGC
This genomic stretch from Brucella pseudogrignonensis harbors:
- a CDS encoding cyclopropane-fatty-acyl-phospholipid synthase family protein, whose translation is MHRMLRTVLSHMIKVGDLTVTDSKGNANRYGDATGEPVHIRFNTLHAERAVALDPELKLAECFMDGEIDFLEGDIYTLLKIVFENTGPTAATEPWMKAAGKVRVLFRRFQQMNDIARSSSNIKSHYDLSGALYDLFLDPDKQYSCAYFETPDATLEQAQLAKKRHIAAKLLVKEDHKVLDIGCGWGGMGLYLARFLKADVTGVTLSEEQHAIANRRALDEGLSDRAKFQLTDYRNIDDEFDRLVSVGMFEHVGVGHFAEYFQHAARLLKKDGVFLLHAIGRADGPGATNPFIRKYIFPGGYIPALSEVLPHIEKAGLYVTDIEILRLHYAETLKEWRLAFMARREEAKALYDERFCRMWEFYLAASESAFRWQNMMVFHIQIAHRQDAVPLTRNYIEAEEKRLKRLDSAPKGANSEEQAQKKRVKA
- a CDS encoding replicative DNA helicase; translated protein: MAEAAVRKLDDARDQKDALYREAPHNIEAEQALLGAILINNDAFYRVSDFLKPTHFFEPLHRRIYEIATDLIRVGKMANPVTMKTFLPNEGKIGDLTVFQYVARLATEAVTIINAEDYGRAIYDLATRRALIGIGEDMVNIAYDAPVDNAPQEQIEDAERRLFELAETGRYDGGFQAFKDAVTTAVDMANAAFMRDGHLSGVSTGIHTLDGKMGGLQPSDLIILAGRPGMGKTSLATNIAFNIANAYEAEQQADGTMKAINGGVVGFFSLEMSAEQLATRIISEQTEVSSSKIRRGDITEQDFEKLVACSQHMQKIPLYIDQTGGISIAQLAARARRLKRQRGLDVLVIDYVQLMTGSSKASSQNRVQEITEITTGLKALGKELNVPIIALSQLSRQVESRDDKRPQLSDLRESGSIEQDADVVLFVFREEYYVKNLEPRDEFDPKYEEWKQHFEKVKGTADVIVAKQRHGPTGTVKLAFQAEFTRFADLAEGSYIPEQYE